The Chryseobacterium indologenes genomic sequence TGCAATGCCATTATCGATGATTTCTAATTTTCTCCTTGTTTTATTTATTGTATCTACTTTAGTCTTGAGTAGTGCTGCGATCTATTTTGCGGTTAAAAACTATCGTAGAACAAAAATCTTATCCATTATCTTTATCATTATGAATTCCATAGGGTTGCTGATCCCCTTAATACTTCTGCTTTTGCTTATGTGATGTCTATTTTTTTTCTGGCTATTTATAAGACATTTTTATCCTTAAATACCTGTATGTTTGTAGATTAGTCTATGTTTTTTGTAGAGTTTTTTGTTATGTTGAAATGTTAAAATTTAAACTTTGTCATAAAATATTATAATATTATGTTGTTTTGATAAAATTGTGGCAGATATTTTGATATTGATACATTGCTTATCGATAAGAACTAATCAAACTAATAATCACATTTTAACCGTTTAAAAAAAGAAGTAGTGATGAAACAACAGAATCAAAACCAGGAATTTCGCTTCAACGAAGTTCTTTTTGAGCACCGCAACAAAGAATATGGTGCCTATGCATTAAGAAACGAATCAGACAGAATATTAACCAAAGCACTTTTTGTGGGAGTAAGTTTAATGGCTGCAGTATCCATTACACCGTTTGCTATGTCAGCATTTACAACAGATGTACCACATGAGGGACTAGGTGGAGTTGTTATAGATTTTACTCCAGTTACACCTGATGAACCAGCTCCTCCTGTAACTATTGTACCTGTAAAACCAGCAACAGCTCCTAATACAAAAACGTTTGACAGTACAGTGCCAACTCCATCAAAAACAGCACCCGATGATCAGACGAAAAAGGATCCAGTACCTGATGACGCTGTGGCAGGTCTTGCTAATAATTTAAAAGGAGATGTGGTAGCCCCCAATACATATGTTCCGACAACAGCACCTGTAGGAACTGGTCCGGTAATCAATACCGCACCACCAACAATTCCTGAGGCTGTAGATAAAAATAAAATAGTAGAAGCAGGGGATCTTGGGATAGAAGCTAATTATGCAGGAGGAATAGACTCATTCAGAAATAAAGTAATGAACAGTTTTGACAGTTCAGGATTTGAATCAGATGGAGTTATGAAAACTATAGTGACTTTTATTGTAGAAATGGATGGCTCAATTTCAGGAATAAAAGCCAGCGGAACCAACGCTGATTTCAATAACGAAGCGATCAGAACGATCAAATCCGTGAAAGGAAAATGGGTTCCTGCCAAAAATAAAAAGGGAGAGTTCGTAAGAAGTTATTTCAAATTTCCGATCTCAATGAAGTTTGAAAATTAATACAGAAAAACAAAATTTAAATAGTTATCCACAAAGATTTTTTTTGTGGATAATTTTTTTAACGGTTAAGGCTCTTATTAACAGTATTTTAACTCAATTTTGATTTTCGTCACTCACCAAGAGCAAAGAAAAAAGTGTATTTTTGAAACTTAAAGTTCTAATAATGGCAAAAATCATAGGTATTGCTAATCAAAAGGGAGGTGTCGGTAAAACTACCACAGCCGTAAACCTGGCAGCAGCATTAGGAGTATTGGAAAAAAGAATATTAATTATCGATGCAGACCCGCAGGCGAATGCTACATCAGGTCTGGGCGTTGAGGATGTTCAGTATTCTACATATAATCTACTGGAGCATAGTGCAGATACAAGAGTTTGTATCAAGAGAACTGCAACTCCAAACCTGGATATTATACCGTCACATATCGATCTGGTAGCTGCGGAAATTGAATTGGTTGACAAGGAAGACCGTGAATATATGCTGAAAAAAGCATTAGCCACCGTAAGGGATGATTACGACTATATCATTATCGACTGTGCACCGAGTTTAGGACTTATCACAGTAAATGCACTTACAGCAGCTGATTCTGTGATTATTCCGATCCAATGTGAATACTTTGCGTTAGAAGGACTTGGGAAACTTTTGAATACCGTTAAGAATGTTCAGAAGATTCACAATAAAGATCTTGGAATTGAAGGCCTCCTTCTAACAATGTATGACAGCAGGTTAAGACTATCCAATCAGGTAGTGGAAGAAGTGAACTTACACTTTCCAGAAATGGTTTTCGAAACCATTATCAGCAGAAATGTAAGATTGAGTGAAGCTCCAAGTTTTGGAGAAAGTATCTTGAATTATGATGCTGAAAGTAAAGGAGCTGTTCAGTACATTCAGTTAGCAGAAGAAGTTCTTTTGAAGAACGAAAATTTAGTAAAGAATTAAATTAATAATAAATGGCCACTAAGTGAATGTTAGCCATCACTTATCAAACATCATTTATCAATTATATCTATGAAGGACAAAAAAAGAGCTATGGGACGCGGCTTGGGCGCCATTTTAAGTGCAGAATCCAAAGCAACTGTCAACTCCGCTACTGATGAAGGAGCAGATAAGTTTGTAGGAAATATTGTTGAAGTAGCACTTGAAGACATCTATCCGAACCCGACGCAGCCGAGAACTTATTTTGATGAAAAAGCATTAAACGAACTCGCCCAATCGATTAAAAACTTAGGCGTAATCCAGCCGATTACCTTAAGAAAAGATGGTGAAAAGTTTGAGATCATATCCGGGGAAAGACGTTACAGAGCCAGTAAAATTGCCGGTTTAACGACTGTTCCTGCCTATATCCGTTTAGTGAATGATCAGGAGCTTCTTGAGATGGCTCTTGTGGAAAATATTCAGAGAGAAGATCTTGATGCGATCGAAATCGCTTTGACCTATCATAGGCTTTTAGAGGAAATCGGACTTACTCAGGAAAACCTGAGCCAGAGAATAGGAAAAGACAGAAGTACCATTACCAACTCAATCAGGTTGTTGAGGCTGAATCCCGATATTCAGAATGCCATCAGAAGTGGTGAGATTTCTGCAGGACACGGTAGAGCTATCATCAGTCTCGAAAGAGAAGAAGATCAGCAGGTTTTATTTGATCTGATTATTAAAGAAAAATTAAACGTTCGTCAGGCAGAGCAGGCTGCTGCTGCATTGAAGAATCCTAAGTCTCCGGCAGCTAAAAAAGTAAGTGCCGAGCTTTCCAATAATTACAAAAGAGCCCAGAAGACGATCGCTGACATCTTAGATGTGAAAGTAGAGATCAAAGCTTCTGGAAATGGTAAAAAAGGTAAAATTGTCCTCGACTTCAAAAATGAAGAAGAATTAGAGTATATTTTATCCCATATTAAATAATGAAGAATATATTTTTCACATTTTTCCTTTGTATCACTTCGCTGGCTTATTCACAAGTCGGTCCTATCGATACTGTCCGGGTACAGGCGCTTCCACAGGAAGAAACTGCCAAGGTAAAGCCGGGGAAAACCGAAGCCAAAATTATCGCTGATCTCGAAAAAGCCAATGGACCCACAAAAAAGACCATAAAACTAAATCCTACGAGAGCAGGGCTGTATTCAGCTGTTTTTCCGGGATTAGGGCAGTTCTATAACAAAAAATACTGGAAAATTCCCATCGTTTGGGGAGCTGTAGGAGCAGGAGTTGGTATTGCTATCTGGAATGATAATCAATACAAAAAATATCGTGAATATTATATAG encodes the following:
- a CDS encoding energy transducer TonB, which translates into the protein MKQQNQNQEFRFNEVLFEHRNKEYGAYALRNESDRILTKALFVGVSLMAAVSITPFAMSAFTTDVPHEGLGGVVIDFTPVTPDEPAPPVTIVPVKPATAPNTKTFDSTVPTPSKTAPDDQTKKDPVPDDAVAGLANNLKGDVVAPNTYVPTTAPVGTGPVINTAPPTIPEAVDKNKIVEAGDLGIEANYAGGIDSFRNKVMNSFDSSGFESDGVMKTIVTFIVEMDGSISGIKASGTNADFNNEAIRTIKSVKGKWVPAKNKKGEFVRSYFKFPISMKFEN
- a CDS encoding ParA family protein; translated protein: MAKIIGIANQKGGVGKTTTAVNLAAALGVLEKRILIIDADPQANATSGLGVEDVQYSTYNLLEHSADTRVCIKRTATPNLDIIPSHIDLVAAEIELVDKEDREYMLKKALATVRDDYDYIIIDCAPSLGLITVNALTAADSVIIPIQCEYFALEGLGKLLNTVKNVQKIHNKDLGIEGLLLTMYDSRLRLSNQVVEEVNLHFPEMVFETIISRNVRLSEAPSFGESILNYDAESKGAVQYIQLAEEVLLKNENLVKN
- a CDS encoding ParB/RepB/Spo0J family partition protein, coding for MKDKKRAMGRGLGAILSAESKATVNSATDEGADKFVGNIVEVALEDIYPNPTQPRTYFDEKALNELAQSIKNLGVIQPITLRKDGEKFEIISGERRYRASKIAGLTTVPAYIRLVNDQELLEMALVENIQREDLDAIEIALTYHRLLEEIGLTQENLSQRIGKDRSTITNSIRLLRLNPDIQNAIRSGEISAGHGRAIISLEREEDQQVLFDLIIKEKLNVRQAEQAAAALKNPKSPAAKKVSAELSNNYKRAQKTIADILDVKVEIKASGNGKKGKIVLDFKNEEELEYILSHIK